One segment of Brassica napus cultivar Da-Ae chromosome C3, Da-Ae, whole genome shotgun sequence DNA contains the following:
- the LOC106436738 gene encoding mechanosensitive ion channel protein 5 → MALDSTDRRDFVVKINGEESGAVGATGSSSNADGGNFWRESSYDFWDGEKGKNDDQELDVGGESFHFRQRRSRSDDLSYPPAKQKTSGGEISLDIDLNTAELPSNTLPAISETSSPFTAKGKADAVRRRQNRISLGGSSDEESRHYKANRDEAEVVKKPFLRRNQTKSRLMDPPTPTHPAIDKTEMRSGRKTGFLGKSPKPGTPSRTGTLEEDEEEDPFLDEDLPDVFKRDKLSIWVLLEWISLVLIVTSLVCSLTVHSLRRKTWWKLDLWKWEVTVLVLICGRLVSSWIVRILVFSAEKNFVLRKRVLYFVYGVRKSVQNTLWLGLVLLAWHFLFDKKVERETRTTAIRYVTRVLVCLLVAVIIWLIKTLLVKVLASSFHMSTYFDRIQESLFTQYVIETLSGPPLMEIQRMEEEEQKVTDDVKSLEKLAGAKLPPALKATVKSFMKAGNGARLSRVGSDKEGDSEGIRIDQLQRMNTDNVSAWNMTKLMNIIRKGALSTLDEHIQDTVEESEHATQIRSECEAKIAAKKIFHNVTEPDSRYIHMEDFLRFLSEEESERAMALFEGASESLRISKSCLKNWVVKAFRERRALALTLNDTKTAVNRLHRIINVLISIIIIIIWLLILGIATTKFLLVLSSQLLLVAFIFGNSCKTIFEAIIFLFVMHPFDVGDRCEIDGVQLVVEEMNILTTVFLRYDNQKIIYPNSVLGTKPIANYFRSPDMGDAVEFSVHIATPPEKIAAIKQRIISYIDFKKDHWYPAPMIVFLNMDDLKSVKIAVWLTHRMNFQDMGERFIRRSQLLEEVGKACRELDIEYRLYPQGINIKSFPPVTPGTSDRLPPACLHQRGA, encoded by the exons ATGGCCCTTGATTCCACTGACCGGCGTGACTTCGTCGTGAAGATTAACGGCGAAGAGAGCGGAGCCGTCGGTGCTACAGGGTCAAGCAGCAATGCAGACGGAGGCAACTTCTGGAGAGAGTCGAGCTACGACTTTTGGGATGGTGAAAAAGGTAAGAACGATGATCAAGAACTCGACGTCGGTGGCGAGAGTTTCCATTTCAGACAGCGGAGATCACGGTCAGATGATTTGTCTTATCCTCCGGCGAAGCAGAAAACTTCCGGCGGAGAGATCTCTCTCGACATCGACCTGAACACGGCAGAGCTTCCGAGCAACACGTTGCCGGCGATCTCAGAGACCTCTTCTCCGTTCACGGCGAAAGGAAAAGCCGACGCGGTGAGAAGGAGACAGAACAGAATCTCACTCGGTGGGAGCAGCGACGAGGAGAGCCGTCACTACAAGGCCAACAGAGACGAAGCAGAGGTCGTGAAGAAACCGTTCCTGAGGAGGAACCAGACGAAGTCAAGACTTATGGATCCTCCAACACCGACGCATCCAGCTATCGACAAAACAGAGATGAGATCCGGTCGGAAAACCGGTTTTCTCGGAAAAAGCCCTAAACCGGGGACTCCATCTCGAACCGGGACGCTGGAGGAAGACGAGGAGGAAGATCCGTTTCTGGACGAGGACTTACCGGACGTGTTCAAAAGAGACAAACTCAGCATTTGGGTTTTGCTCGAATGGATAAGTTTAGTTCTGATAGTTACCAGTTTGGTCTGTAGCTTAACGGTACATAGCTTGCGGCGCAAGACATGGTGGAAGCTAGACCTGTGGAAATGGGAAGTGACGGTTTTGGTGTTGATTTGCGGGAGACTTGTCTCGAGCTGGATAGTGAGGATACTCGTCTTCTCCGCCGAGAAGAACTTCGTTTTGAGAAAGAGGGTTTTGTATTTCGTCTACGGAGTTAGAAAGTCTGTACAAAACACCTTGTGGTTAGGGCTCGTGTTGCTTGCGTGGCACTTCTTGTTCGATAAGAAAGTGGAAAGAGAGACTCGGACCACTGCCATTAGGTACGTGACTAGAGTGTTGGTCTGTCTCCTTGTTGCAGTGATCATTTGGTTGATTAAGACACTTCTGGTCAAAGTTCTTGCTTCATCTTTCCACATGAGCACTTACTTTGATAGAATTCAAGAATCTTTGTTCACTCAGTACGTGATTGAAACTCTCTCCGGTCCTCCTTTGATGGAGATTCAGAGAATGGAGGAAGAAGAGCAGAAAGTGACAGACGATGTTAAGAGTTTAGAGAAACTGGCTGGAGCTAAGTTGCCTCCAGCTTTAAAAGCGACGGTTAAGAGTTTTATGAAAGCCGGGAATGGTGCGAGACTGTCTCGGGTTGGTTCTGACAAAGAAGGAGATAGTGAAGGGATAAGGATTGATCAGTTGCAGAGGATGAATacagacaatgtgtctgcttgGAACATGACCAAGTTGATGAATATAATACGGAAAGGCGCTCTTTCTACTTTGGATGAACATATACAGGACACAGTTGAGGAGAGTGAGCATGCTACGCAGATAAGAAGCGAGTGCGAAGCAAAGATTGCTGCTAAGAAGATTTTTCACAATGTCACTGAGCCTGATTCCAG GTACATACATATGGAAGACTTCTTGCGGTTTCTGTCTGAAGAGGAGTCTGAAAGAGCCATGGCTCTCTTTGAAGGAGCTTCAGAGAGCCTTAGGATCAGCAAGTCTTGCCTCAAGAATTGGGTG gtTAAGGCATTTAGAGAACGAAGGGCTCTGGCATTGACCTTAAACGACACAAAGACAGCAGTGAACAGGCTTCACCGCATAATCAATGTGTTGATTAGCATTATAATCATTATCATTTGGCTTCTTATACTAGGAATCGCCACAACCAAGTTCTTGCTAGTCTTAAGCTCTCAGCTACTTCTAGTAGCCTTTATATTCGGAAACTCATGCAAAACCATCTTTGAAGCCATCATTTTCCTTTTCGTTATGCACCCATTTGATGTTGGTGACCGCTGCGAAATTGACGGTGTTCAG TTGGTTGTGGAAGAAATGAACATATTGACGACTGTTTTCTTGCGGTACGATAATCAAAAGATCATATACCCGAATAGTGTTCTTGGGACAAAACCTATAGCTAACTACTTCCGAAGTCCTGATATGGGAGATGCGGTTGAATTCTCTGTTCACATAGCAACTCCTCCAGAAAAGATAGCTGCTATTAAACAGAGAATAATCAG TTATATAGACTTCAAGAAGGATCATTGGTATCCGGCACCTATGATTGTGTTCCTAAACATGGATGACTTGAAAAGCGTGAAGATTGCGGTGTGGTTGACACACAGAATGAATTTTCAAGACATGGGAGAGAGATTTATAAGGAGAAGTCAATTACTAGAGGAAGTTGGGAAAGCTTGTAGAGAGCTTGATATTGAGTATCGTTTATATCCTCAAGgcattaatattaaaagtttccCTCCGGTGACTCCGGGTACTTCTGACCGcctgcctccagcttgtttgcATCAACGCGGTGCCTGA
- the LOC125584506 gene encoding probable leucine-rich repeat receptor-like serine/threonine-protein kinase At3g14840 isoform X1, with protein MLASIMSFNQLLFPYFILFLILSDFAYSQTLPKQEVDALRAVATALKKSNWKFNVNPCDNSSDGGWRNPNAGKGFEDAVTCNCSSTVCHITSIVLKAQDLQGSLPKEFAGLPFLQEIDLSRNYLNGSIPPEWGTLPLVNISLLGNRISGPIPKEIGNITTLTSLVLEFNQISGKLPPELGNLQKIERILLSSNYLTGDIPSTFSKLTTLTDFRISDNQFIGVIPEFIENWTKLGKLVIQASGLVGTIPSTIGPLGKLTDLRISDLNGPGSPFPPLQNMTSLKTLILRNSNLTGELPAYLGSITTLKLLDLSFNKLSGPIPATYSALSNVDNIYFTSNMLTGEVPNWMVDKGDKIDLTYNNFSKDPRTAECQKNSVNMFSSTSPLVANNYSNVSCLSNYICPKSKSLKLYNYINHIAKNIVVHLIYLSFMLSAFYGLHINCGGNELTINGTKYDADTSDRPIFYDSRNGWVSSNTGNFLDDDRSPKEVTLWTNTSELKIAEPRLYTHARLSAISLTYYALCLGEGNYTVNLHFAEIMFSDNETYGSLGRRFFDIYVQGKLEVKDFDIVNEAKGVGRAVVKSFQVMITNGKLEIRLFWAGKGTQAIPSRGVYGSLISAVSVDPNFIPPKEAGTGTGVGSSIGIVVGAVAASTVFLVLLIGGILWWRGYLRPKSQMEKDFKNLDFHISSFSLKQIKVATDNFDPANKIGEGGFGPVHKGKLTDGTVIAVKQLSSKSKQGNREFLNEIGMISALQHPHLVKLYGCCVEGGQLLLVYEYLENNSLARALFGPQETQIRLDWPTRQNICVGIARGLAYLHEESRLKIVHRDIKATNVLLDKELNPKISDFGLAKLDEDENTHMSTRVAGTYGYMAPEYAMRGHLTDKADVYSFGVVALEIVHGRSNTSAQSKAETFYLLDWVHVLREQNKLMEVVDPRLGTDYNREEAMTMIQIGILCTSQVPSDRPSMSTVVSMLEGHSTVDVEKLLEASFNRGNEKDEESVRAMKKHYAMIGGEVMTNVTDQTTTTDGPFTSSSTSTANAGDLYPVKLDSAYWNSRV; from the exons ATGCTGGCTTCGATAATGTCGTTCAATCAACTTCTCTTCCCATACTTTATCCTCTTTCTCATTCTCTCCGACTTCGCGTATTCTCAAACATTACCAAAACAAGAAG TGGATGCTTTAAGAGCCGTAGCGACGGCGTTGAAGAAGAGTAACTGGAAATTCAATGTCAATCCATGCGACAATTCTTCTGATGGTGGTTGGAGAAATCCTAACGCCGGCAAAGGATTTGAAGACGCCGTTACTTGTAACTGCTCCTCCACCGTTTGCCACATCACCAGCAT AGTTCTCAAAGCACAAGACCTCCAAGGATCTCTTCCTAAAGAGTTCGCTGGACTTCCTTTTCTGCAAGAGAT TGATCTATCTAGAAACTATCTCAACGGTTCCATTCCTCCCGAATGGGGAACCTTGCCACTTGTAAACAT CTCACTGCTTGGAAACCGGATAAGTGGTCCAATCCCGAAAGAGATTGGAAACATTACAACTCTTACGAGCCT TGTCTTGGAATTCAATCAGATCTCAGGGAAATTACCTCCAGAGCTCGGGAATCTACAGAAAATTGAAAGAAT ACTTCTTAGCTCGAACTACTTGACCGGGGACATCCCAAGTACATTTTCAAAACTAACTACGTTAACTGATTT CCGTATAAGTGACAACCAGTTTATTGGAGTTATACCAGAGTTCATCGAGAACTGGACAAAACTTGGAAAACT GGTTATTCAAGCAAGTGGTTTAGTTGGAACGATTCCTAGTACCATTGGTCCTCTTGGAAAGTTAACAGACTT GAGAATCAGTGACTTGAATGGACCTGGTTCTCCATTTCCACCACTACAAAACATGACATCGCTGAAGACATT GATTCTTAGGAACTCCAATCTTACAGGAGAATTACCTGCTTATCTTGGATCAATCACAACGTTAAAGCTCTT AGATCTTAGCTTTAACAAACTAAGTGGACCAATCCCAGCAACATATAGCGCTCTTTCGAATGTAGATAACAT TTATTTTACAAGCAACATGTTAACTGGGGAAGTACCAAATTGGATGGTAGACAAAGGAGACAAGAT TGATCTTACTTACAATAACTTCTCCAAAGATCCAAGAACTGCAGAATGTCAGAAGAATTCTGT GAATATGTTTTCAAGCACAAGCCCTTTAGTGGCAAATAACTA CTCAAACGTTTCTTGTCTGAGTAACTACATATGTCCAAAGAGTAAGTCTTTGAAGctatataattacattaaccatataGCTAAAAATATAGTAGTGCATCTGATTTATCTTTCGTTTATGTTGTCAGCTTTCTATGGCCTTCATATAAACTGTGGTGGTAATGAACTAACAATCAACGGGACTAAGTATGATGCTGATACATCAGATAGACCAATCTTCTATGACAGTAGAAACGGTTGGGTTTCTAGCAACACCGGGAACTTCCTAGATGATGATCGGTCTCCTAAAGAAGTAACCTTATGGACAAATACATCAGAGCTTAAGATAGCAGAACCTAGGCTTTATACACATGCCCGTCTCTCGGCCATCTCCCTTACTTACTATGCATTGTGTCTTGGAGAAGGAAACTACACCGTTAATCTTCATTTTGCTGAAATTATGTTCAGTGACAATGAAACATATGGCAGTTTGGGAAGACGGTTCTTTGACATATACGTTCAG GGTAAACTTGAGGTTAAGGATTTTGATATTGTGAATGAGGCAAAAGGTGTTGGAAGAGCTGtggttaagagttttcaagTTATGATAACAAATGGGAAGTTGGAAATAAGATTGTTTTGGGCTGGTAAAGGAACTCAAGCTATTCCTTCAAGAGGTGTATATGGCTCTCTCATATCAGCTGTATCAGTAGATCCAA attttattCCACCAAAGGAGGCTGGCACTGGAACTGGAGTTGGAAGCTCTATTGGCATAGTAGTTGGTGCTGTAGCCGCTTCCACGGTATTTCTTGTGCTATTAATCGGAGGTATTTtatggtggagaggctactTGAGACCCAAGAGTCAGATGGAGAAAG ATTTCAAGAACTTGGATTTCCATATTAGTTCCTTCTCCTTGAAGCAAATCAAAGTTGCTACAGACAACTTTGATCCAGCAAACAAGATAGGAGAAGGTGGCTTTGGTCCTGTACACAAG GGAAAGTTGACTGATGGAACCGTAATTGCGGTAAAGCAACTATCATCTAAATCAAAGCAAGGGAACAGAGAGTTCTTGAACGAGATTGGTATGATCTCCGCATTACAACATCCACATTTGGTTAAACTATATGGATGTTGCGTTGAAGGTGGCCAGCTCTTGCTAGTCTACGAGTACTTAGAAAACAACAGTCTCGCAAGAGCACTTTTCGGTCCTCAAGAGACTCAAATACGGCTAGATTGGCCAACGAGGCAGAATATTTGCGTCGGGATAGCAAGAGGATTAGCTTACCTCCACGAGGAATCAAGACTCAAGATTGTACACAGAGACATCAAAGCCACTAATGTCTTGCTGGACAAGGAACTAAACCCGAAGATTTCGGATTTCGGTCTTGCAAAGCTTGATGAAGACGAAAACACACACATGAGCACACGAGTTGCAGGAACATA TGGATACATGGCTCcagagtatgcaatgagaggtcaTTTGACAGATAAAGCAGACGTCTACAGCTTTGGCGTCGTGGCTCTTGAAATAGTTCATGGAAGAAGCAACACGAGCGCACAATCTAAGGCCGAGACCTTCTACCTCCTTGATTGG GTACATGTTCTAAGGGAGCAAAACAAGCTGATGGAAGTAGTAGACCCGAGGCTTGGAACAGATTACAACAGAGAAGAAGCAATGACGATGATCCAGATTGGGATCCTCTGCACCAGTCAAGTTCCGTCGGACAGACCGTCTATGTCGACCGTGGTGAGTATGCTCGAAGGACACTCCACGGTGGATGTTGAGAAGCTTCTTGAAGCTTCGTTCAACAGAGGAAACGAGAAAGACGAAGAGAGCGTGAGAGCGATGAAGAAGCATTACGCGATGATAGGTGGAGAGGTGATGACGAATGTGACTGATCAGACTACAACCACAGACGGACCATTCACGTCGTCTTCTACGTCCACGGCCAACGCCGGTGATCTTTACCCTGTTAAGCTTGATTCTGCTTATTGGAACTCTAGAGTTTGA
- the LOC125584506 gene encoding probable leucine-rich repeat receptor-like serine/threonine-protein kinase At3g14840 isoform X2 — MLASIMSFNQLLFPYFILFLILSDFAYSQTLPKQEVDALRAVATALKKSNWKFNVNPCDNSSDGGWRNPNAGKGFEDAVTCNCSSTVCHITSIVLKAQDLQGSLPKEFAGLPFLQEIDLSRNYLNGSIPPEWGTLPLVNISLLGNRISGPIPKEIGNITTLTSLVLEFNQISGKLPPELGNLQKIERILLSSNYLTGDIPSTFSKLTTLTDFRISDNQFIGVIPEFIENWTKLGKLVIQASGLVGTIPSTIGPLGKLTDLRISDLNGPGSPFPPLQNMTSLKTLILRNSNLTGELPAYLGSITTLKLLDLSFNKLSGPIPATYSALSNVDNIYFTSNMLTGEVPNWMVDKGDKIDLTYNNFSKDPRTAECQKNSVNMFSSTSPLVANNYSNVSCLSNYICPKTFYGLHINCGGNELTINGTKYDADTSDRPIFYDSRNGWVSSNTGNFLDDDRSPKEVTLWTNTSELKIAEPRLYTHARLSAISLTYYALCLGEGNYTVNLHFAEIMFSDNETYGSLGRRFFDIYVQGKLEVKDFDIVNEAKGVGRAVVKSFQVMITNGKLEIRLFWAGKGTQAIPSRGVYGSLISAVSVDPNFIPPKEAGTGTGVGSSIGIVVGAVAASTVFLVLLIGGILWWRGYLRPKSQMEKDFKNLDFHISSFSLKQIKVATDNFDPANKIGEGGFGPVHKGKLTDGTVIAVKQLSSKSKQGNREFLNEIGMISALQHPHLVKLYGCCVEGGQLLLVYEYLENNSLARALFGPQETQIRLDWPTRQNICVGIARGLAYLHEESRLKIVHRDIKATNVLLDKELNPKISDFGLAKLDEDENTHMSTRVAGTYGYMAPEYAMRGHLTDKADVYSFGVVALEIVHGRSNTSAQSKAETFYLLDWVHVLREQNKLMEVVDPRLGTDYNREEAMTMIQIGILCTSQVPSDRPSMSTVVSMLEGHSTVDVEKLLEASFNRGNEKDEESVRAMKKHYAMIGGEVMTNVTDQTTTTDGPFTSSSTSTANAGDLYPVKLDSAYWNSRV; from the exons ATGCTGGCTTCGATAATGTCGTTCAATCAACTTCTCTTCCCATACTTTATCCTCTTTCTCATTCTCTCCGACTTCGCGTATTCTCAAACATTACCAAAACAAGAAG TGGATGCTTTAAGAGCCGTAGCGACGGCGTTGAAGAAGAGTAACTGGAAATTCAATGTCAATCCATGCGACAATTCTTCTGATGGTGGTTGGAGAAATCCTAACGCCGGCAAAGGATTTGAAGACGCCGTTACTTGTAACTGCTCCTCCACCGTTTGCCACATCACCAGCAT AGTTCTCAAAGCACAAGACCTCCAAGGATCTCTTCCTAAAGAGTTCGCTGGACTTCCTTTTCTGCAAGAGAT TGATCTATCTAGAAACTATCTCAACGGTTCCATTCCTCCCGAATGGGGAACCTTGCCACTTGTAAACAT CTCACTGCTTGGAAACCGGATAAGTGGTCCAATCCCGAAAGAGATTGGAAACATTACAACTCTTACGAGCCT TGTCTTGGAATTCAATCAGATCTCAGGGAAATTACCTCCAGAGCTCGGGAATCTACAGAAAATTGAAAGAAT ACTTCTTAGCTCGAACTACTTGACCGGGGACATCCCAAGTACATTTTCAAAACTAACTACGTTAACTGATTT CCGTATAAGTGACAACCAGTTTATTGGAGTTATACCAGAGTTCATCGAGAACTGGACAAAACTTGGAAAACT GGTTATTCAAGCAAGTGGTTTAGTTGGAACGATTCCTAGTACCATTGGTCCTCTTGGAAAGTTAACAGACTT GAGAATCAGTGACTTGAATGGACCTGGTTCTCCATTTCCACCACTACAAAACATGACATCGCTGAAGACATT GATTCTTAGGAACTCCAATCTTACAGGAGAATTACCTGCTTATCTTGGATCAATCACAACGTTAAAGCTCTT AGATCTTAGCTTTAACAAACTAAGTGGACCAATCCCAGCAACATATAGCGCTCTTTCGAATGTAGATAACAT TTATTTTACAAGCAACATGTTAACTGGGGAAGTACCAAATTGGATGGTAGACAAAGGAGACAAGAT TGATCTTACTTACAATAACTTCTCCAAAGATCCAAGAACTGCAGAATGTCAGAAGAATTCTGT GAATATGTTTTCAAGCACAAGCCCTTTAGTGGCAAATAACTA CTCAAACGTTTCTTGTCTGAGTAACTACATATGTCCAAAGA CTTTCTATGGCCTTCATATAAACTGTGGTGGTAATGAACTAACAATCAACGGGACTAAGTATGATGCTGATACATCAGATAGACCAATCTTCTATGACAGTAGAAACGGTTGGGTTTCTAGCAACACCGGGAACTTCCTAGATGATGATCGGTCTCCTAAAGAAGTAACCTTATGGACAAATACATCAGAGCTTAAGATAGCAGAACCTAGGCTTTATACACATGCCCGTCTCTCGGCCATCTCCCTTACTTACTATGCATTGTGTCTTGGAGAAGGAAACTACACCGTTAATCTTCATTTTGCTGAAATTATGTTCAGTGACAATGAAACATATGGCAGTTTGGGAAGACGGTTCTTTGACATATACGTTCAG GGTAAACTTGAGGTTAAGGATTTTGATATTGTGAATGAGGCAAAAGGTGTTGGAAGAGCTGtggttaagagttttcaagTTATGATAACAAATGGGAAGTTGGAAATAAGATTGTTTTGGGCTGGTAAAGGAACTCAAGCTATTCCTTCAAGAGGTGTATATGGCTCTCTCATATCAGCTGTATCAGTAGATCCAA attttattCCACCAAAGGAGGCTGGCACTGGAACTGGAGTTGGAAGCTCTATTGGCATAGTAGTTGGTGCTGTAGCCGCTTCCACGGTATTTCTTGTGCTATTAATCGGAGGTATTTtatggtggagaggctactTGAGACCCAAGAGTCAGATGGAGAAAG ATTTCAAGAACTTGGATTTCCATATTAGTTCCTTCTCCTTGAAGCAAATCAAAGTTGCTACAGACAACTTTGATCCAGCAAACAAGATAGGAGAAGGTGGCTTTGGTCCTGTACACAAG GGAAAGTTGACTGATGGAACCGTAATTGCGGTAAAGCAACTATCATCTAAATCAAAGCAAGGGAACAGAGAGTTCTTGAACGAGATTGGTATGATCTCCGCATTACAACATCCACATTTGGTTAAACTATATGGATGTTGCGTTGAAGGTGGCCAGCTCTTGCTAGTCTACGAGTACTTAGAAAACAACAGTCTCGCAAGAGCACTTTTCGGTCCTCAAGAGACTCAAATACGGCTAGATTGGCCAACGAGGCAGAATATTTGCGTCGGGATAGCAAGAGGATTAGCTTACCTCCACGAGGAATCAAGACTCAAGATTGTACACAGAGACATCAAAGCCACTAATGTCTTGCTGGACAAGGAACTAAACCCGAAGATTTCGGATTTCGGTCTTGCAAAGCTTGATGAAGACGAAAACACACACATGAGCACACGAGTTGCAGGAACATA TGGATACATGGCTCcagagtatgcaatgagaggtcaTTTGACAGATAAAGCAGACGTCTACAGCTTTGGCGTCGTGGCTCTTGAAATAGTTCATGGAAGAAGCAACACGAGCGCACAATCTAAGGCCGAGACCTTCTACCTCCTTGATTGG GTACATGTTCTAAGGGAGCAAAACAAGCTGATGGAAGTAGTAGACCCGAGGCTTGGAACAGATTACAACAGAGAAGAAGCAATGACGATGATCCAGATTGGGATCCTCTGCACCAGTCAAGTTCCGTCGGACAGACCGTCTATGTCGACCGTGGTGAGTATGCTCGAAGGACACTCCACGGTGGATGTTGAGAAGCTTCTTGAAGCTTCGTTCAACAGAGGAAACGAGAAAGACGAAGAGAGCGTGAGAGCGATGAAGAAGCATTACGCGATGATAGGTGGAGAGGTGATGACGAATGTGACTGATCAGACTACAACCACAGACGGACCATTCACGTCGTCTTCTACGTCCACGGCCAACGCCGGTGATCTTTACCCTGTTAAGCTTGATTCTGCTTATTGGAACTCTAGAGTTTGA